One Paenibacillus sp. SYP-B4298 genomic window, CCTGCTGGTGAGGCTTGCGCCGATTGACCCGGTTCAAGCGTATGTCGGGGCGGATCTGCTCAAGGTGAGCGAGCAGCAGCGGGAGGAGATCGCCGCTTATTGGGGGCTGGATAAGCCGTTGCCGCAGCAGTATCTAGCCTGGGGCGGAGCCGTCTTGCGCGGCGATCTTGGCACCTCGATGACATATCGCGAGCCGGTGGCGTCCGTTATCGCCGATCGTTTCTGGCCGTCGCTGGCGCTGATGGCCAGTGCCTGGTTGTTGTCCAGCGTGATCGGCTTTGCCGCAGGGGCAATAGCGGCGATGAATCGCGACCGCTGGCCGGATCGCCTCATCCAATGGTACTGCTATACCTTGGCGGCGACACCCGCCTTCTGGCTGGGATTGCTGCTGTTGATGGTGTTTTCCGTATGGCTCGGCTGGTTTCCCTTGGCGCTGAGTGTTCCGGCTGGCGTCCCAGCAGATCAGGTGACGCTTGCCGACCGGATGAGCCATATGCTGCTCCCGGCGATCGTGCTGAGCATCTCCGGTATCGCCTCTGTAGCGCTGCACACACGATCGAAGCTGTCGGATGTGCTGGATAGCCCTTATGTGCTGTACGCGAGAGCGCGCGGCGAGCGCGGCCTGCAGCTATTCTGGCGGCACGGCTTGCGCCATGCAGCGCTGCCAGCCGTTACGCTGCAATTTGCGGCATTTGGCGAGCTGTTTGGCGGTGCGGTGCTGGTGGAGCAGGTGTTCTCGTATCCGGGGCTCGGGCAAGCGACAGTACAGGCGGGAGTTCGCGGCGATGTTCCGTTGCTGCTCGGTATGGTGCTATGCTCGGCCTGCTTTGTATTCGCGGGCAATCTCCTTGCGGATCTGATCGCTCAGCTCCTTGACCCCAGACTTGGTCAAGGAGGTGAGGGGCATGAAGCGAGCATGGCGAAGGATGAATAATCGGCGGCGCTTCCCCTTCCATCGGCTGAACCGCCGTCAAGTGGCGGCCTTAGCTGTGCTGACGGTCGTGCTGCTGCTGGGCACGGTCGTTGCCGCAGGGCTATGGCTTCCGCCGTCTGGGCTGAGCACACAACTGGAGGCGCGCAATCAACCGCCATCTGCCGACCATTGGTTCGGGACAGACTGGCTGGGCAGAGATATGCTGACACGGACGCTCAAGGGGCTGGCGCTCAGCATCGGCGTTGGTCTGGCAGCAGCATGCTGCAGCACGATGCTGGCTGCGGTGCTGGCGGTACTGGCTACTCTCAGTAAGCTGGCCGATCGTCTGGTCAGTTGGGTGACAGACCTGTTCCTGAGCGTGCCGCATCTGGTAACCCTGATTCTGATCTCCTATCTGCTAGGGGGAGGCGTCAAGGGCGTGCTGGTCGGCATCAGCCTGACCCACTGGCCGGCGCTATTACGCATCCTTCGTGCCGAGCTGCTCCAGCTTCGTTCGAAGGATTATGTGCAGCTATCGGTGCAACTGGGCAAGTCAAGAAGATGGATTGCCTGCAATCATCTGCTGCCTCACCTGCTGCCGCAGCTATTGACCGGCCTGCTGCTGATTTTCCCGCATGCGATATTGCATGAGGCAGCGATAACCTTCGTTGGTCTGGGCCTGTCTCCGCATCAGCCAGCCATCGGCATCATCCTGTCTGAATCGATGCGCTATCTATCCACAGGCTATTGGTGGCTGGCCTTCTTCCCCGGCGCCTGCCTGCTCATCATCGTGCGTGCCTTCGACCGCGCCGGGGAGCATCTGAAGCGACTGGCAAGTCCGGCATCCTCGCAGGAATAGTCGTCCGCAGCTCCCAGTGCGCGGTGCTTTGCTGCATGACGGCGGTCGATCAAGCCACATCCTTGCAGCGATGATCGGCAACGATACAGAATCAGGAAGGAGACACGTTAATGACGCTGCTGGACATTCGTCAGTTATCCCTTTCATTTTCCCATTACAGCGGTTGGTTCCGTCGCCGGACAGTGGAATCGATTCATCGGCTTGAGCTGTCGCTCGGCGCAGGCCGTCTCGTTGCGGTGGTCGGCTCCAGCGGCTCTGGCAAAAGTCTGCTTGCTCATGCCATCATGGGGCTGCTTCCCCGCAACGCCAGCTTGGCGGGCGAGATGCTGTACAAGGGGGAGCCGCTAACTCCCCGCCGTCAGGAGCAGCTACGCGGCACCAGCCTGATGCTGGTGCCGCAGTCGGTAGATTATCTGGACCCGTTGATGCGTGTAGGCAGTCAAGTGACAGGAGCTCGCGGGGGGCATAAGGGAGAGCAGCTTGATCGTATCTTTCGGCGCTATGGACTGGAGGAGCGGGTGAAGCGTCTATATCCGCATCAACTGTCAGGCGGCATGGCCAAGCGGGTGCTGACCGCTGCGGCAACGCTGGGCGAGGCAGAGCTGATCATTGCCGACGAGCCGACGAGCGGTCTGGGCATGCAGCAGGCAGCGGCAGCGGTCAGTCGGTTGCGGGAGCTGGCCGACCAAGGCGCCGGCGTACTGATCATCACGCATGATCTGGAGGCTGTGGTGGATTGGGCGGATCAGATTGCCGTCTTCTATGCAGGCACGATTGTTGAGCTGGCGCCAGCAAGGCGATTCGCCGGGGATGGCTCGCAGCTCCGCCATCCATACAGCCGGGCACTATGGGATGCGCTGCCGCGCAACGGCTTCAACGTCCTGCCCGGCTCGCAGCCGTTGCCGGGTGAGCGTGCTAGTGGCGGCTGCCCGTTCCAGCCACGCTGCCTCCTGGCTATACCGAGCTGCGGCGGGCAGCTTCCGCCGCTCCAGCGCGACGAGGAAGGGTGGGTGAGGTGTATTCATGCGACTTGAAGCAAGCGGGCTGGGGTTTCGTCATGCTGGCGGTGCCTGGTTGTTCCGCTCCGTGGAGCTACAGCTTGCTGCGGGTACAATTACCGGACTTATGGGACCTAGCGGCAGCGGCAAGACGACGCTGGCGCGGGTGCTGGCTGGCTATGTCCGTCCGACGGAAGGCTGGGTTCGGCTTGCCGGAGAGCAACAGCTTGCTGGTCTTGCCCCTCCAGGACGCGGAGCGCCGAACCCGGTGCAATTCGTTCCGCAGCACCCACAGCTTGCGGTCAACCCCAGATGGCGCATCCGCCGCATCCTCGGAGAGGGGGCTGCGCCTAGCGAGGAGTTGCTGGAGCAGCTCGGTATTGCATCGCAATGGCTGGACTGCTATCCGCATGAGCTGTCGGGCGGGGAATTGCAGCGATGCTGCGTTGCCCGAACGCTGGCCTGCAAGCCGCGATTTCTGATTGCCGATGAGATGACCTCGATGCTGGATGCGGTCACGCAAGCCCAACTATGGCACGCTGTACTCAGCATGGTGAGGCAGGAGCGCATGGGGGTACTCGTCATTAGCCATCATGAACCGCTGCTGGAGCGACTATGCGAGCGGATCGTGAAGCTATGGGAGCCGCCCATTGCCTGATCAGCGGGGAGCATGAGATGAAGGGATATGGATAGGAAGCGATCCGTGTCCGTTGTCTGTCTCCGGACAGCAGCAAAGCGCCAGACCGAGGGTCTGGCGCTTTGCTGCTTTATAGGGTCTGACGCATGAAGGAGGCGTACTACCGAGATTTGCGCATGCCGCGGCTGCTGCTGCGGCTGATGCGACCGATCGGGCCACAGCATTCATTCTTCACAGTGACCGGGAAGTAATGCTTCGGCACAGGAACAATATGATGCTGATTGATGACTTCAATCGGATGAATGACCGGCAGCATCTGTGGATGATAGACCTGGTTATAGACTTGGGTAGGGGCAGTGACGACAGGGCCTAGCTGATTCGGGCCAGCTTGGTTGGGGCCGACGCCGGCCGGGCCAACTTGATTGCAATAACGGTTATAAGCCATCGAACGAAACACCTCACTAAAGTTTTTAGTTACGATAGCAGTATACGCACAAGGGCGAAAAAAGCCTGTACATTCGCCTGCTTCGGCGAATTTGAGGCTGCTGTCCTGACTATGGGGGAGAGCAGCCCCTTAGAGGGGCATGCACAGCTTTCGCCCATGAGTGGGCGCCGCTCCTCCTTACTCGCCCGGTCTCCTTAGGCATCACACCTTGAAGCGGCTGATCGTCAACTGAAGCTTATCCGCAATCTGGGACAGTGAGGATGCGGCTGAGGATACCTCCTGCATCGAAGAGAGCTGCTCCTGACTGGATGCGGCAACTTGTTCCGTGCTAGCCGCTGCATTCTCGGTCACGCTGGAGATGACCTTCATTGCACTGGCCATCTGCTCGACGCCAGCGGTCATCTGCTCTATAGCTGACGACACTTCCATCGTATCGACAGCCGCCGTGCTGACGGCTTGGCTGATCTGCTGGAAGGACTCCCCTGCGGCATGAACGGTTCGGATGCCAGCTTGCACCTCGTCGGCGACCATGCTCATCGATTGGATCGCCTGGCCTACACCGCCTGTAATCGAGGTGATCAGTGTGGAGATCTGTTCAGCCGATGCCGCGGATTG contains:
- a CDS encoding ATP-binding cassette domain-containing protein; translation: MTLLDIRQLSLSFSHYSGWFRRRTVESIHRLELSLGAGRLVAVVGSSGSGKSLLAHAIMGLLPRNASLAGEMLYKGEPLTPRRQEQLRGTSLMLVPQSVDYLDPLMRVGSQVTGARGGHKGEQLDRIFRRYGLEERVKRLYPHQLSGGMAKRVLTAAATLGEAELIIADEPTSGLGMQQAAAAVSRLRELADQGAGVLIITHDLEAVVDWADQIAVFYAGTIVELAPARRFAGDGSQLRHPYSRALWDALPRNGFNVLPGSQPLPGERASGGCPFQPRCLLAIPSCGGQLPPLQRDEEGWVRCIHAT
- a CDS encoding ABC transporter ATP-binding protein — translated: MRLEASGLGFRHAGGAWLFRSVELQLAAGTITGLMGPSGSGKTTLARVLAGYVRPTEGWVRLAGEQQLAGLAPPGRGAPNPVQFVPQHPQLAVNPRWRIRRILGEGAAPSEELLEQLGIASQWLDCYPHELSGGELQRCCVARTLACKPRFLIADEMTSMLDAVTQAQLWHAVLSMVRQERMGVLVISHHEPLLERLCERIVKLWEPPIA
- a CDS encoding ABC transporter permease → MKRAWRRMNNRRRFPFHRLNRRQVAALAVLTVVLLLGTVVAAGLWLPPSGLSTQLEARNQPPSADHWFGTDWLGRDMLTRTLKGLALSIGVGLAAACCSTMLAAVLAVLATLSKLADRLVSWVTDLFLSVPHLVTLILISYLLGGGVKGVLVGISLTHWPALLRILRAELLQLRSKDYVQLSVQLGKSRRWIACNHLLPHLLPQLLTGLLLIFPHAILHEAAITFVGLGLSPHQPAIGIILSESMRYLSTGYWWLAFFPGACLLIIVRAFDRAGEHLKRLASPASSQE
- a CDS encoding ABC transporter permease, with translation MIRRLLRFGLLHAMRLASLLLALSIVSFLLVRLAPIDPVQAYVGADLLKVSEQQREEIAAYWGLDKPLPQQYLAWGGAVLRGDLGTSMTYREPVASVIADRFWPSLALMASAWLLSSVIGFAAGAIAAMNRDRWPDRLIQWYCYTLAATPAFWLGLLLLMVFSVWLGWFPLALSVPAGVPADQVTLADRMSHMLLPAIVLSISGIASVALHTRSKLSDVLDSPYVLYARARGERGLQLFWRHGLRHAALPAVTLQFAAFGELFGGAVLVEQVFSYPGLGQATVQAGVRGDVPLLLGMVLCSACFVFAGNLLADLIAQLLDPRLGQGGEGHEASMAKDE